The following proteins are encoded in a genomic region of [Eubacterium] hominis:
- the yaaA gene encoding S4 domain-containing protein YaaA: protein MKIKINSEYITLGQLLKMTDFIQSGGEAKFAVKELHITVNGEMEDRRGRKLRSGDVIIIEDQEFTLV, encoded by the coding sequence ATGAAAATAAAGATAAACAGTGAGTACATTACATTAGGTCAATTATTGAAGATGACAGACTTTATCCAAAGCGGTGGAGAAGCAAAATTTGCGGTAAAAGAATTACATATTACGGTAAATGGAGAAATGGAAGATCGTCGAGGAAGAAAGCTGAGAAGTGGTGATGTCATCATCATAGAAGACCAAGAATTTACACTTGTATGA
- a CDS encoding AAA family ATPase has translation MERFIMDELVKWKTKKKRKPLIIHGARQTGKTWIMQEFGKRYFDTCIYINFENNERMKNTFEQDYDIKRILTALKIEANQSFQAENTLLIFDEIQEVPKAMTALKYFYENAPEYNIVAAGSLLGMSLHAGTSFPVGKVEFLHLYPLNFREFLTALNEDALADLLIQNDFALLNTFRTKYIELLKKYYYIGGMPEAIMTFIETDDMREVRKVQNELLLYYESDFSKHASVEQYPRIQMVWNSIPAQLAKENRKFIYGIIREGARAKDYEIAIQWLMDYGLVHKSYRINKPGLPLISYMDQSSFKMFMLDIGLLAAKGELSAKTLLEGNRIFEEFKGALTEQFVAQEFVSNQQKLYYYASNNSSGEIDFMIQKEEHVIPIEVKAEENLRAQSLKAYCKKYEPEIAIRASMSAYRKEDWMCNVPLFDVAYYINSID, from the coding sequence ATGGAACGTTTCATTATGGATGAATTGGTGAAATGGAAAACGAAAAAGAAGCGTAAACCATTAATTATTCATGGGGCTAGACAAACAGGGAAAACCTGGATTATGCAAGAATTTGGTAAAAGATATTTTGATACATGTATTTATATAAATTTTGAAAATAATGAACGAATGAAAAATACATTTGAACAAGATTATGATATTAAACGAATATTAACAGCATTGAAAATTGAAGCAAACCAAAGCTTTCAAGCAGAGAACACGTTGCTGATTTTCGATGAGATCCAAGAAGTACCAAAAGCCATGACAGCTTTAAAATATTTTTATGAAAATGCTCCAGAATACAATATCGTAGCTGCTGGTTCTTTGCTAGGAATGTCTTTACATGCAGGCACTTCATTTCCTGTAGGAAAGGTAGAATTCCTACATCTTTATCCTTTGAATTTTAGAGAGTTTTTAACAGCATTAAATGAAGATGCTTTAGCTGATCTTCTGATTCAAAATGATTTTGCATTATTAAACACATTTCGTACAAAGTATATAGAATTATTGAAAAAATATTATTATATCGGTGGAATGCCAGAAGCTATCATGACATTCATAGAAACAGATGATATGAGAGAAGTACGCAAAGTTCAAAATGAATTATTGTTGTATTATGAAAGTGATTTTTCCAAACATGCGTCAGTAGAACAGTATCCCAGAATTCAAATGGTATGGAATAGTATTCCTGCACAATTGGCAAAAGAAAATCGTAAGTTCATCTATGGAATTATTAGAGAAGGGGCAAGAGCAAAAGATTATGAGATAGCAATACAATGGTTGATGGATTATGGATTAGTTCATAAAAGTTATCGTATAAACAAGCCAGGATTACCTTTGATATCCTATATGGATCAATCATCTTTTAAAATGTTTATGTTAGATATCGGGTTGTTGGCGGCAAAAGGTGAATTATCTGCCAAAACATTGTTGGAAGGAAATCGAATATTTGAAGAGTTTAAGGGTGCATTGACGGAGCAGTTTGTCGCACAGGAATTCGTTTCTAATCAACAGAAACTTTATTATTATGCTTCTAACAATTCATCTGGAGAAATTGATTTTATGATTCAAAAAGAAGAACATGTGATACCGATTGAAGTGAAAGCAGAAGAAAATTTAAGAGCACAATCACTAAAAGCTTATTGTAAAAAATATGAACCGGAAATAGCGATACGTGCCTCGATGTCTGCATATCGTAAAGAAGATTGGATGTGCAATGTTCCATTGTTTGATGTGGCTTATTATATAAATTCAATAGATTAA
- a CDS encoding MerR family transcriptional regulator: MKIKQVEQEVGISVHSIRFYEEMGLIKIQRKEDSKYRDFTEHDVKKLKEIKLFRELGITIEEIKRYYANEISLQDLMDHQLIELKAQHNDMELKEKLCADIKDSNAPLIAYTVEKYEEILQHKKEKTPYEEAGSLISSWNHQKHSRKKIILIECITFPIIWFFSSWIVLFIANIPHILQTHTMDIQYHWFTLLLSFIFALIVSWSDFIVVDKFPYDLYEFHEKGIYYFDETKRKYIQLLKAAWKNDVESCYQYVAYDDIRILKIWFHMVAKAPINGGNAYQIDLFLYTKDDELLRINTGMFGVSDEKVKLTVEILKEHADKVIDPYHIIEHLDDSREDFYKYLDDLYWKREHIRVFGKEK, from the coding sequence ATGAAAATCAAACAAGTGGAACAAGAAGTTGGTATTTCTGTTCATTCTATTCGTTTTTACGAAGAAATGGGCTTAATAAAAATACAGCGAAAAGAAGATAGTAAATATCGTGACTTTACGGAACATGATGTAAAAAAGCTAAAAGAGATTAAACTGTTTCGAGAACTGGGAATCACCATAGAGGAAATCAAGCGTTATTATGCGAATGAAATATCTTTACAAGATTTGATGGATCATCAACTAATTGAATTAAAAGCACAGCATAATGACATGGAACTTAAAGAGAAATTATGTGCGGATATCAAAGACAGCAATGCCCCCTTGATTGCCTATACAGTAGAAAAGTATGAAGAAATCTTACAACACAAAAAGGAAAAAACGCCATACGAAGAAGCTGGTTCTTTGATATCTTCCTGGAATCATCAAAAACACAGTCGCAAAAAAATTATTTTGATAGAATGTATTACATTTCCTATCATCTGGTTTTTTAGCTCATGGATTGTATTATTCATCGCAAATATCCCACACATCTTACAAACGCATACGATGGATATACAATATCACTGGTTTACTTTATTACTATCATTTATTTTTGCGCTTATCGTCAGCTGGTCTGATTTTATTGTCGTAGATAAGTTTCCATATGATTTATATGAATTTCATGAAAAAGGGATTTATTATTTTGATGAAACTAAACGAAAATATATTCAACTATTGAAAGCAGCATGGAAAAACGATGTAGAAAGCTGTTACCAATATGTAGCCTATGATGATATCCGTATTTTAAAAATATGGTTTCATATGGTCGCAAAAGCACCAATCAATGGTGGCAATGCTTATCAAATAGACTTATTTCTATATACCAAAGATGATGAACTACTACGTATCAATACAGGTATGTTTGGTGTCAGTGATGAAAAAGTAAAATTAACGGTAGAAATTTTAAAGGAACATGCGGATAAAGTCATTGATCCTTATCACATCATTGAACATCTAGATGATTCTCGTGAAGATTTTTATAAATATTTAGATGATTTGTATTGGAAACGTGAACATATACGTGTCTTTGGAAAAGAAAAGTGA